ACCTCCGACTGTGCGCGCGTGCGCCAGAAGAACAGCTCTGCTGGCGAACCGAGCAGGGCGTTGCGCTTGGCCACCTCGGCGATCACCCAGTTCTCCCACAACGCGCCGATGTCGGGCCGGAATTCGTCGGTCGAGAAGGCGCTGAGCAGGGCATTGCGGATTCCCGTGTCCCAGAAAAACACCTTCCGGCTCTTGGTGATCTCTTTGCGGGGATTGGTGCTAAACGACGGCAGCCGGAAGATGACGAAGGTCTGTTCCAGCAGATCCAGGTAGCGCTCCACTGTTGGTCGCGCCATCTGAAGCTGGGTGGCCAGTTCGTTTACCGACACCTCGGAGCCGGCTTGATGGGCCAGCAGCAACAGCAGCCGCTTGATGAGGTCCGGCGCCTTGACCAGGCCGGTCTGGAGCACGTCTTTCCAGAGGTAGTCGGAACTCAGTTCGCGCAGCAGTTGCGTGGGGTTGTCGCTCGTCACGACTTCGGGATAGCTGCCGAAGTTGAGCCGCTGCATCAGGAAGGATCGGATTTGCGGCGCGAAGTGCCGGCGCAGGTGGTCGGGCGCGGCGTGTGGGGTCGCCCACACCTGCGTGCCGAGCGTTTCGGAAAACAGCAATGGCGGCAGCACAAGCTTGCGGTTGCGGCCCGTAAGGCTCTCCGCCGCCTGGTCGAGGAGATCCAGCGAGGAGGAGCCGAGCAAGAGTAACTTCGCGGGCAGCCGCGCATCGTGCCAGCCCTTGATGGTCCGGGACGCCTCGGGCAGGCGCTGGGCCTCGTCAATCACCAGCACCGACGGGTTGCCAAGGGAGCGCAGGGCATCGCTGGGCGCCAAAGCCGCGGCGGCCCGGAAACGCCCCTTGTCCACCTCAACATCAAAGTTGAGGAAGACCGCGCCCTGCCCCTCCAGGACATGCTCCACCAAGGTCGTCTTGCCGACCTGGCGCGCCCCGAGGATGATGCCCACCTTGTCGCTGGCGAGGATGTCCTTGAGCGGTTGTTCTGCTACTCTTCTGAGATACATGGGGAACAATATGTCATGTTATATTGCATACCTCAAGAGCCGAAGGCGTCTGATATCGCCTCCTGTCGGCAGTTGGCCATCATGCCCGACCACGTTCACTTTCTCTGCGCGCCGCGAGCGTCGGCAGTTGGCGCCGGAAGGGCGAACATGCTCCCATCCCTGCCCCGCAGCACGACGGAGCGTTGCCCTGGCGCAAGTTGGGGCTGGAACCATCGCCTCTATGTCTCGTCTGCCCCCTCCTCACTGAGTCCTCCAGCGGATCGCTTCAGGGTACTCCAAGCCCTGGACTGCCTCGCTCGTGAACATGTGCGAGTGAGCATTCAGCGCGGAGGGTTGATGCTGGGCCTTCCCGCAGCAGCGAAGTCAGCGCGTATGCGAAGAGCCTGTGCCGCGAACTGTCGGAAGCCTACGAGGACCACCCTCACCAAGTCCGCGAGATGATCGCCGGGCGGCGAGCGGCATAGCCCAATGAGATCGCTCGGCACCGCGATCGCGCGCCGCCCGCCACGCCGTCAGGTACGAGGAGTACAGCCCGTCGCGCCGGAGCAGTGCCCCGATCGCCCCCGTCGTGGTGTAGCGGTCCGCCTCACGCACGATCCGCCGCTTGTCCTCGGCCGTGAACCGCCGCCGCTGCGCCTGCGCCACCACCTCGGTCTCCGACCCCATCGTCGCAGCGGCGCGTAGACGGCGGCGAAGTTCGTACGCTCGAGTGCCTGGCGGCGGTGTGTGGCCACGTCCACGCCTGCGATACAAATGCTCCCCGAGGTTGGCGCGAGCACGCCGAGGATCATGTTGATGGTCGTCGTCTTCCCTGCTCCATTGGGACCAAGAAGCCCCACGATTTCGTTGCGACCGACGTCGAACGAGACGCCATCAACCGCGACGGTGTCGCCGTAGTGCTTGCGCAGTTGCCTCACCGAGAGCACATCGGGCATGTCGGTGGTTAGTCCACGGCGAGCGGGAAACGATAGGTGTCGTCACTGCTCAAACCGCCGGCCGCATTGAGAACCTGGGCGACGCGCAGCTCGACTTCGTACTGGCCTGGCTGGGGAGGCGCTGTGAGCTGGAATGGAACCTGCACCACTTCGCCAGGGCATACGTTCTTCGGTAGTTTGACGACATCGCCGACTCCGCTGACCGGCCGACCACTCGCTAGCCAGCGCACGACGAGGAATACGATGCCGCGGTTGGTGTAGTCGAAGGAGAATGTCGGCCACGCTTGCGTGCCCCGATTGGTAATCGATGCCACGACGGGCTGGGAACCGCCGTGGCGCAGCCGCGCCGGTGCACTTCGAACCGTCACCTCACTAGCGAGATCAGCGGTTCGCAAAATCGCCAACCGTACGGGCACCGGGTCGCGAAAAGCCCCGATGAAGAGAGGCAACAGTTCCCCGCCATGCCAGCCGCTCCGGAAAGCTCGAACAAGGTGCAGATCGGACCAGTCCCATACCCGCTCCGGATGCAACTCCAGGTGGACCGGGGTCAGGTTCCAGTCGTCATCGTCGCAGTAGACCCCGATCGCCTGAATGCCCACGCTGCATACTGCCAACGCCGCGCACAGCACCGCCACCGGGCGCGTGTGACACAACGGCACCAGGCCGTACACCAGGAACAGGCACAACAGCGGCGCGACATCGGTGAAGTATCGGGGTCCGAATGCGTACCCGGCCCACCATTCGTCGAACTTGGCATACAACGCGACGTGCAGCAGAACGCCGATCACCATGTAACGCATCCACGGATGAGCGTTCGTGCGCCACACCTGCACCGCACCCCAGACGGCAAACAAGAAGATCGGGGTAAAGATGAATAAACCGCGGTTTGGACTGAAGAACAAGCCGGCGAGACCGGTCAGCAACGGTGTCGAGAAGTGGTTGAACCCTCCGTAGGCCCCAGCTAGTGACCGAAAGATCGCCACGTTGTACATCATCACCGCCGCGCCGCCAAACAGCGGTAGCGCGGCGAAGGCGGCAAAGTGGCGCCGATGGTGGTTCCAGACAAACGCGGCAGTCAGGAGGGCAAAGCCGAGCATCTGCGGCCGGTTGCCCACCGCGACGGCGACGGTCAGTCCGGCCAGGACGAACGCAGCCAACGACGGTTTATCTTTCGCGTCCTCCCGCAAAAAAATCGTGCACAGGATCACCAGTGCCAATTCGCTGAGGACATGTGTCCACAGCGCCTGCCCCGAGAACCTCCAGGTTGACGTGCCCAACCCGTAGAGGAGTGTGATGGCCAGCGCCCATCGCTCCCTTACCAAGCGTCGCAGCACAATGAACAGCAAGCTTGCCGATAACGCGGTGAGCGCCGCCGCCGCCAGGCGCTCCATGACCACGAACAGGAGCTGGGCACGGACATCGTCGTACGGAATGCGATACGCGGACAACCACCAGGCGGGGATGAGGTACAAGGGCGTGATGACCAGCGAGGTGAGGACGGGAGAACCGGAATAGAGATGGCCGTTTCGCTCGATCACCCAGTAGAACGCACGCCCCGGCTCGCTGCGCACGCGTGGGAATTCGTCGAGGTCAAGGTTGTGTTCCCGCAGGATGCTGAACGGCAGCAATCTAGTTGGAATGTTGTCCCCCGAGCTGAGCATCCGGAGGTTGGAGATATAAACGAGGAATAGCGCCGCGCCGACCAGGGCCGCAACCACCGCACGCCTGGGCCGCGCAGCGACCGCAGGAGCGACCGGCTGCTGCGCCACGCTTCCGCCTGGAGGGCGAACCGGGACTCTGCGTTCCTGGGCGCGCCTCGCTGCTGCACCTTTCGATTTACCGCTCATCTGCGATCGCCGCGCCGACCACCATGCCAGTGAAACGCAGCCTAGCATCAGGCGACCTTGTTGATAATAGCCGGCATCCGCCCACGCCGCACTCGGAGAACTTCGTGACCGTCGACAAGAGCAAAGACGCGCTGCGAGAGTCTGCCCACGAACCTCGCGTTCCAGTCCGTCCTGCCCACAATCGTTCGGTGGGCATCCAAGGCACGTAGGACGTCCGCCTGAAGACTGCGGGAATGACAGAATGCGAGGTTCATGGCGGGTTCCCGAAGGGTGCTTCCGGAGAAAATCGACCAACGCGCAAGCAGGGGAAACCTGGCCAAGTGTGATGGCGTCCGTTCGGACGAAGTGACGGCCCACGGGTGCAACGGGTTTACTTGTAATCGGCAGAGCGCTGTATTATCAGTAGCCTATGAGTTGTGGAATGAAAGCGTGGCAACCCCTAGCTGACGTTCGACAACTGCAAACGGATCACGGTCCGCGTGCGGATGTGGGTGCAGGTGCGTTGCGCACGGCGGAAAATCGCGGCAGTTCGATGTCTGGTAAAGGACTCTCGTGAGCAGCCGGTACCGCGCACCCATCCCCCGCAACCTTGGGTCGCCGTCGTCTCTCCTTCGAACCCGTGATTTGAGCACCAGCGCTGCCCAATGAGCCAGGCGGTACAAGCAGGGGCGTCCCCCAATCGGCTCCCGCAGTCGCCGGCGGAGCTGCAGAGCGCACCGCCGCTGGTCTCTGTCGTCATCGTCCACTGGAACAGCCCCTACCTGCTGGGCTGCCTGCGCTCTGTTCTGCAACCGGACATGGAAGGGATCGAGGTGTTGGTGGTCGACAACGCCTCCACGGACGATTCGATGCGGCAGGCCGCGACGTATGATGGCCAAATCCGTACCGTGCGCAATCCGGAGAACTATGGCTATACCCGCGGCGCGAACATCGGCTTGAGCCACGCCCGTGGCCGCTATGTCGTGTTATTGAACAACGATACCGAAGCCGCGCCGGGATTTATCGAGAGGCTGGTGGAAGCTGCGGAATCCGACCCGCGCATTGGTATCTGCTGTCCGAAGATCCTCAGTGCCAAAGACAACCGCTTGATCGAGAGCGTCGGCCATTGGATTTATCCCGACGGCCTCAGTCGCTGCCGTGGTCGCTTTGAAGAGGACTGCGGGCAGTACGATGCTCCCGAGGACGTACTGGTCCCGAGCGGCTGCGCCATTCTGGTACGGCGAGAGATGCTCGATGACGTGGGGCTGCTGGACGAAGACTTCTTTTCCTACTGCGACGACACCGACCTGGGGTTGCGTGCCCATCTTCGGGGCTGGCGCTGTGTGACGGTGCCCAGCGCCGTCGTGTACCACTGGGGTTCCGCCTCGTCACCCCTCAAGGCGTTTTTGATTGAGCGCAACCGGCTGTGGGTGATGGTGAAGTGCTTTCCGCTTCCGCTGCTGTTGGCGGCACCATTTTTCACCTTGCTCCGTTTCGCCTTTTTGATCGTCGCCGTCATCCTGCACCGCGGGCCGGCCGGCCGCTTCGTCAGGGGTGAAGCGACCGCGTGGATCCCCAACATGACCGTCAGCAGAGTGGAGCAGGGAAGCTGGCTTTCGCAGCCGGGCACACCGCTGGCGCTGGTGCGAATTCTGCTGCGTGCCCTCATTGTCGGCGTGCAGGGGCTACCGCCGATGTGGCGCAAGCGCCGCACCATTCGACGCCGACGCACGGCCTCGGGTTGGGACATGGTGCGCTCTTGGCGCAAGTTCGGTCTGGGGCCGCGCGACGCGGCTTGGATCGATTAGAGTGGGGCAGGCCTCAGATCTAACAGCCCCCAATGCTTCGGCAGGCTCTTGCGAAGGAGGGGCACCCTGCTGCACCGTGCTCGATGGGCCTGAGCCGTTTGGTTGATTGGGAGCCTGTCGAAGGGTGCAAAGACCCTTATTCAGCAACCTGCCAGGACTGAGGAGTATGTGCTAACATGTCCCTCCAACCGGACGCCTATTCGCTGACGATCCTCCACTCTTCTGTTGTCGTCTTCGTTCTTTTCGTCATAGCATTCGTGGTGGAAGCCATTCGCCGTGGTCGTCTGAAGGAGCGTTACGCACTGCTGTGGCTGGCCGCGGCGGGGGTCATGCTCCTGCTGGCCGCCTGGCGCTCCTTGCTCGACCGTATCGCCGTGTTTCTCGGCGTGCTCTACGGTCCTTCGCTGCTGTTCCTCGTGGCGCTGCTGTTCTTGTTTGCCATCGTGCTGCATTTCTCGCTGGTCGTATCCGAACACCGCGACAAGACGCGCCGGTTGACGCAGCACCTGGCGCTGTTGGCGCACGAGGTCGAGCGCTTGCGAGAACAGATCGTCCGGAGCGCTCCTCGCTAGAGGGCTTGCGGCATGGAACTGGTTGCACTTGAGTCAAGTGTCGTTCACCTCAGGCCCTGGCATCTGGCGTCTGACATATCGCTGATGGTTCCGAAACCATGTGCCATCTGCCATACGCTATCTGCGCGAGGCACGCCTCGTTAAGGGATTTGGTGCTCGGCCGTGCACACACTCATCATCATCCCGGCATACAACGAAGCATCCATGATCGCGGCGGTGGTTGGCGACGTCCGCGCCATGTTCACTGGGGATGTGCTGGTGATCGATGATGGCTCGGAGGATGCGACCGCTGCCGAGGCGGGTCGTGCGGGGGCGCAGGTGCTGCGGCACGCCTGCAACTTGGGCATTGGCGCCGCAGTGCAGACCGGATTCTTGTACGCCCTCACATATGGGTACGATTCGGTTGTCCGTCTGGACGGCGACGGCCAGCACGACCCCGCATACATCCCGGAGTTCCTCGAAATGCTGTCCGCCGGCGCCGGAGATATCATCGTGGGCTCACGCTTTTTGGGACGCAAGGGATATCAGTCAACCTGGGTCCGGCGCATCGGCATCCTCATCCTCACCATGGTCAGTGCCCTCGTCGGCACGCGCGTCAGTGATCCGACATCGGGCTACTGGGGAATCAACCGCCGCGCCTTAGAGCTGCTCGCCCGCGAGCAGCCCGACGATTATCCAGAAACCCAGGCCTTGGTCCT
The window above is part of the Candidatus Binatia bacterium genome. Proteins encoded here:
- a CDS encoding ATP-binding protein, with the protein product MYLRRVAEQPLKDILASDKVGIILGARQVGKTTLVEHVLEGQGAVFLNFDVEVDKGRFRAAAALAPSDALRSLGNPSVLVIDEAQRLPEASRTIKGWHDARLPAKLLLLGSSSLDLLDQAAESLTGRNRKLVLPPLLFSETLGTQVWATPHAAPDHLRRHFAPQIRSFLMQRLNFGSYPEVVTSDNPTQLLRELSSDYLWKDVLQTGLVKAPDLIKRLLLLLAHQAGSEVSVNELATQLQMARPTVERYLDLLEQTFVIFRLPSFSTNPRKEITKSRKVFFWDTGIRNALLSAFSTDEFRPDIGALWENWVIAEVAKRNALLGSPAELFFWRTRAQSEVDLVVKQGSDLRAFEVKWSPGRVSGRAFRDAYGVEVEPIQSENPFAADILKTQ
- a CDS encoding glycosyltransferase family 2 protein is translated as MSQAVQAGASPNRLPQSPAELQSAPPLVSVVIVHWNSPYLLGCLRSVLQPDMEGIEVLVVDNASTDDSMRQAATYDGQIRTVRNPENYGYTRGANIGLSHARGRYVVLLNNDTEAAPGFIERLVEAAESDPRIGICCPKILSAKDNRLIESVGHWIYPDGLSRCRGRFEEDCGQYDAPEDVLVPSGCAILVRREMLDDVGLLDEDFFSYCDDTDLGLRAHLRGWRCVTVPSAVVYHWGSASSPLKAFLIERNRLWVMVKCFPLPLLLAAPFFTLLRFAFLIVAVILHRGPAGRFVRGEATAWIPNMTVSRVEQGSWLSQPGTPLALVRILLRALIVGVQGLPPMWRKRRTIRRRRTASGWDMVRSWRKFGLGPRDAAWID
- a CDS encoding DUF2304 domain-containing protein, encoding MSLQPDAYSLTILHSSVVVFVLFVIAFVVEAIRRGRLKERYALLWLAAAGVMLLLAAWRSLLDRIAVFLGVLYGPSLLFLVALLFLFAIVLHFSLVVSEHRDKTRRLTQHLALLAHEVERLREQIVRSAPR
- a CDS encoding glycosyltransferase family 2 protein: MHTLIIIPAYNEASMIAAVVGDVRAMFTGDVLVIDDGSEDATAAEAGRAGAQVLRHACNLGIGAAVQTGFLYALTYGYDSVVRLDGDGQHDPAYIPEFLEMLSAGAGDIIVGSRFLGRKGYQSTWVRRIGILILTMVSALVGTRVSDPTSGYWGINRRALELLAREQPDDYPETQALVLATRAGLRVKEIPVIMQARGAGQSSSIAGTVQSGFYMLKVILAVLIERLRQR